DNA from Nitrospiria bacterium:
AGCAGCGGACGCTCCGACCCCGCCGTCCGGGCAAGGATCGCATCGGGGGTGGCCTCCAGACCGATCAGGACGCCGTTGCGCTGCAGACGTCGGAGGTTTACAGGGTCCGTCACAACCCCGCCTCCGGTCGCGATCACGCAGGATTTCCTGTTGGCCAACTCCGCCACGACTTCTCTCTCCCGTTTTCTGAAATGGGCCTCGCCGGACTCTTTAAAAATCTCCGGAATGGTCCGGCCCTCCCGTTCCTGTATCCGAAGATCGGTATCCTCGAAGTCCCAGCCGAGCTCCCCGGCCAGCCGTTTACCGACCTCGCTTTTGCCCGTGCCCATAAAACCCACCAGGATGATATTTCTCATTCATCTTTTATCAGTGGGGGCCCGTGCGGGTTACACTGAGGAATCCGGCCGCCTCACCGACTCGGCGGCGTTCGTCCCCGGCGCTCCTTACCCGTCGCGCCACGAACCCTCCGATGCCCCCACACCCCGCGCTCGGACGGGCGGAGCCCGATCCTCGCTTATTATTTACTTTTCGTTCACCATTCCTTGACATACTGCTGGTAGCCGTCGAAATTTCGTTTCATCTCAAGGAGGCTGTCGCCCCCGAATTTCTCGATCATGGCGGAGGCCAGCTCAAATGCCACCACCGCCTCGCCGATGACGCCCGCGGCCGGCACGGTGCAGATATCGGATCGCTCCACCGTCGCCTCAAATGGCTCCTTGCTCTTGATGTCGACGCTTTTCAAGGGCGAATAGAGCGTGGAGATCGGCTTCATCGCCACGCGGAGCACGATGGGTTGGCCATTGGTCACCCCCCCTTCGAGTCCGCCCGCATTGTTGGTTTTTCGGTAAAATCCCCCGGCGGCCTCGTCATAAAAAATTTCATCGTGAACTTCCGATCCGAAGCGCCGGGCGGCCTCAAACCCCATGCCGATCTCGACCCCTTTCATGGCCTGTATGCTCATCAACGCGAAGGCCAGCCGGGCGCTCAGCCGCCGGTCCCACTGAGCGTAGCTTCCGAGACCGATCGGGATATTGTCGGCGATCACCTCGAACACCCCGCCCAAGGTATCCCCTTTTTCCTTGGCCTCGCGGATCTTCTCGATCATCATCCCCGCCGCGGAGGCATCGGCGCAGCGGACCTCGGACTCCTCCGCCGCCTTCCGGATCTGCTCGAGGCTCAAGCGGCTCGTTTCGGCCTGAACGCCTCCGATTTCCCGAACATGGCTCACCAGGGTGATCCGGAACTGACTCAGCAGGGCCTTGGCCACCGCGCCGATCGCAACCCGGATGGCCGTCTCTCGGGCGCTGGCCTTCTCGAGCACATTCCGGATATCGGTATGGGCATATTTGATCGCCCCGACCAGATCGGCATGACCCGGTCTCGGTTTCGTCACCACGCGCTGGGTCGCCGGATCGCCCGGTTCGACCGCCATGATCTCCTGCCAATTCTTCCAGTCCTTATTGGCGATCTGCAGGCCGACCGGGCTGCCCAAGGTCAGGCCCTTGCGGACGCCCGAGACAAATTCAACCTGATCCTGCTCGATCTTCATCCTTCCACCCCGGCCGTATCCTTTCTGACGACGGGCAAGATCCAGATTGACAACCGCTTCGCTCAAGGGAACACCCGACGGCATCCCTTCCACGATGGCCAAAAGGAGTTTGCCGTGCGATTCGCCACCGTTGAGATATCGGAGCATCAGTCCATACGCCGCTGAAACCAGGCGCGTCCTTCTAATCCTTCACAATTCTGGGTGTGAGGAAGATCAACAATTCGTTCTTTGTATCCGTGTTCGACGTATTCTTGAACAGCCATCCGACGATCGGAATTTTTGAAAGAAACGGAATGCCGGTTTCCGTTTCATTTTTCTCGTCCACAAAGATCCCGCCGATCACGGTCGTCTCCCCGTCCCGAACCAGCACTTCCGTGGTCGCCTGACGTTTCGCGATGCTGGGGCCGGCGGGGCCGCTGAAGCTGCCGAGGGAATCCCGGGCCGCCTTCACCTTCATGATGATGCTCTGATCCGGAGTAATATGGGGTGTGACCTCCAGGACCAGATTGGCGTCGACAAAGGTCGTCGTCGGTCCCGTGTTGGCCGAGGACGTCTGGAAGGGGATGGACTCACCCTGCTCGATCTTGGCCTTGACGTTGTTCAAGGTCGTCACCTTCGGACTCGAGATCGTTTTTGTCAATCCGTTCAACTCGCCCGCGGAAAGGCGAAGGTCGAGATTAATCGGGTTGTTCGTAAACCGGCCGAAGTTAAAACCGGCCGAGGGAACCGCATTCATACCCGAAACACTGGCCGGCAAATTCACCGCGAAATCGGGCGCAATTACCCCGAAGGCGGGCGGGGTGACGCCGGCGGCCGTATTGATCCCCTGGATCGAGAACACGCTGTTTGAATTGACGGTGCCGTAGGCCACGCCCCATTGAATGCCGAGCGATCGGGCAAAGCTGGTATCGGCCTGGACGATCCGGGCCTCGATCTGGACCTCCGGCGTTCGCTCATCGAGCGTCTTGGCCAACGCCGCGGCCTCGTTGACCTCCTTATCAATATCCTTGATGACCAGGGTGTTTGTCCGCTCGTCGACCGTGATTTCCCCTCTCGGACTCAGGTACTTTTTCAGCGTCTTGGACAGATCATCGACCTTGGCATAGTTAATGTAGATGACCTTCGTAACGAGGTCCTCGGCCTTGACCCTGGCGTCCTTCGCATGGGCTTCTTCATCCTGCTGTTTGGCGAGGTCCGAAAGGGTGGCCACGCGAATGATGGTCCCCTCGCGAACCTGCCCCAGATTGCTCATCTTCAGGACGATATCCAGGGCCTGGTCCCAGGGCACATTGATCAACTTGAGCGTCACTTTGCCTTTCACATTTTCTCCGATCACGATGTTCATCCCGCTCACATCGGCCAGCAATCGAAGCACGTTGCTGAGATCGGCATCCTGGAAATCAAGGGAAACTTTTCGGCCGATATACCTTTTTTGAGCCGTGATCTCCCCTCGTTTCGCCGATGCGGGAACAGGCGTCGGCATTATTTCCTCGGGTGGAGGCGACGGGGAAACCTTTTCCGGGACGGTCGGCTTTTCTTCCGTTGTCTGGGGCGGGGTTTCCTTGGTCGCTTCCTGTGCGGCGACCGGCGGCTTCTCCGGCTGTTGTTTCGGAGCGGGTTCCGCCGCCGGGGGTTTTTCTGCCGGCTCCTCTTTGGGCTTGGCTTCAGCCTCCGCGGGCGCCGCCGGGGTTTCCGCTTCCGCCGCGTGCAAGGTGACCGCGACTTCCTTTCCGGACGGCTCGACGGCAAACGCAACTTTCGAATTCAGATCAAATACCACACGGACCTTCTGGGGTTTGACGTGTTGGCCGATTCGGATATCCTTCAGGAGCTTGGCCTTCACGGAAATGGTGTTGGGTCGGATGTGGCTGGTCACATCCGGCAAATCGACCACCAGACGGTTACCGGAAGCCATGAAGGCATTCGGGTTCAGGACCCCATCCCCCGTGATATGAACGGCGACCGTGTCGTCATTCCGATCAACGGTCAGTTTTGAAACCGTCTTCGCCGCCGGCAGGGTCGGCTCGCTGGGAAGCGCTTTTTCTTCCGTCGCCGGGGCCGGCGGAACCGTCGTTTCCTGGGCCGCCTCCGTCATCGGAGCCGGCGCGACCGAACCGGCGGGGGCCGCCGCCTCGGCGGTGGCGGAAGCCGCCGGTTTGTCGATATCGATCATCAACTTCTCCCCATCCGCGCGCACATGGGATAGAACGGCTTCCGTCAGCGTGATCTCCAAGCGGACCACATTACTCGGTTTTTCTCCTTCGATGGGGAGGAGGTCCGTCACGGCCCCTTGACCGATGGGCATTCGATCCTTGAATTTTCCAACCGAGGCCCCGGCCACGTCCACGATCAGTCTCGCGGGGTCCGTTAATTGGTAGGAGGTGTAAACGAGGGGTTTCTGACCGACGACAACGATCTCCGTTTTGTCCGGCTGATCGGTCACCGATATATCCTGAATGGTATTGAGTTCGTCCCCGGCCCCGGGCTGGGTTTCTTCAAAAAGGGAAGCGCACGATGCCATTCCCAGAATCAGGAACGGCACGAAGAATCCGTTCAGCACCCGCCGAGCAAAATGCATCTTGAGTTTCATTCGCTCCCCTCCTTTTGGGGATGAAGATCCAGCCTGACTTCCCTCACCTTCTTTTCACCGAATATGTCGGTATATTTCTCCTCGATGGTCAAATACTGTTCCGTGATTTTTCGAACCGCTCCATTGTTGGGTCCGACCGGAGTTCCCACACGAATGGTATATCCCTTGCCGTCCGGGGTCTGGACCATGGCGGAATAACCATACCCGCCCCAGACAATCCCGATCAGACGGAGCTCTCCGATTTCCGTGCGCAACAGCGGGGGGAGGCGTCTCAAGCTCTTCGCCGATTCCGCCGAGACCAGGATCGATAGAAACGGATCCCGACGCCCCTCGGGATTATAGACGTACGGAGCGGGGGGGGGACTCGAGACCTCGGCCTTTTGTTCACCCGCCACGGCCGGCGGTGAGGCCGGGGCTGAGGCCGAGGCCGGGGCTTCCGGATGTTTGACCGCGGCCGGCTTTCCGGCCGGCGGCGCGGGAGGCGATGAACCTCCGACACACCCAACGGCCAAGACCGCAAACATCCCGAACCCCAACACGATGATCAACCGTCGAACGATGCGACGGAAACCATCCGCCTGTCCACGCTTATCCGTTCTTCCCCGCCTTATGAATGGATGAATCATTTGCCTATTCAACCCCCGTCGACCCGGCTTTCGCGCCCTTGGCCGGGGCCGGTCCGCCCTTGGTTCCGGCCTGAGGTTTTTTCTTTTCTTCAACCGGCTTGCCTTCGGAGGCCGCGAAGGCGGTGGCTACAAAAGTGGTCTGCACGACCAAGCGACCTCTTTCAACCTTGGGGGTTCCCATTTTAATATTGGTAATATTTACGATTCGCGGGAGCTTGCTCACGCTGTCAAAAAACGAGGCGATCGTGTGATATCCGCCGCCGACTTCGACATCCACGGGAATCGCCGCATACAAACCGCTGGGATCTTCTTTCTTGGCGGAAGGCTTCCACAACTTGAAATCAAGGCCCACCCGAAGCCCCAGGTCGGAAACCTGCTTAAGCAGGCTGGCCACTTCCGCTTCCGGGGGAAGCTGCTGTTTTTTCTCCGCCAGCTGTTTCTCAAGTTCGGCATTTTCTTTTTTCAATTGCTCCAGTTTTTCAGCCTTGGCACGCTGGATTCCGATCTCGCTATCCAATTTCACAAGGTCGGATTGCAGTCCGGCAATGACGTTGTGTTGCGGAAGGTAAAACAACCAGGAAAACATCGCCACGATGAGAATATTGAACAGGAAAAGGCCCAGGAGCTTCTGGTACGTCGGAAGATTTTTAATAAAATCCAGGTTCATTCAGATCACCATGGTGCATTTAAGCTTGAAACTGTAAATCGGAACATTTAACTCAATGGCCTGACGGGACTCGATCAATTGAATATCGCTGAAAAATTTTGTGGTCTTAAGGTTGTTGATAAATTGAACAATGTCGGCGTTGGTCACGGCCTTGCCGTCCACTTCGACCTGAGAGCCTTCTTCCTTGACGGTGGTCAACCAAATTTTCAGAGGCTCCATGCTCTTGCTGATTTCGTCGAGCAAACGGACCGGGGCGCCTTGATTTTTCTTTAACTGTTCGATGATCTTATTTTTCTCTTCGAGGACCTTCTTGTTGCCTTCATAGTTTTCAACTTCCTTGACCTTTTCCTTCAATACCGTCAATTCGGCATTGGCCTTGGTTTTTTCGTTTCTGAGGCGGTCGATCCGAGAATTCATTAAATACCAAAAATAGGTGCAGGCCACCACAACAAAACCGATCAACACCCCGGCGAGAATCAATTCGTACTGAATCTCCATCTGTTTCTTGACTTTTCTCGCCTTGGGAATTGAAAGTAGGTTGATCTTGATCATCGATCACCCATCTTTCGAATCGCCAAGCCGACGCCTACGGCGGCCTGCGGGGCCATCTCCCGGACCTCTTCGACATTGAATGTTTTCTTGTCGATTTCGACTTGATGGAAGGGGTCGGCCAGCTCGACCGGCACCCCCAAACGTTCCCCCATCAAGGCAATCAGTCCCCTCGTTCGGGCCGCCCCTCCGCATAAAACCACCTTGTCGATGTTTTCCTGCGCGGAAGCCGTTTTAAAATAATCGATGGAGCGGGTCACCTCGCCGGCGACTTCGGTATTCACGGCGTTGATGACCGCGGCCAGGGACTCCGCATTCACGCCTTCCGGATGTTCCAGCCGCTTGGCCTGTTCCGCGTCCGGATAGCTCAGGTTCAATTCTTTTTGAATGGTCTCCGTATACCGATTTCCGCCGATGGAAATATCGCGCGTAAAGGAAGACATCGTATTCTTCAGGATATTGATATTCATCACGCTGGCACCGATATTCACCAGGGCGACGACCTCACCCTCCTGAACACCGTAGTTCATCCCGTACATGTTTTCAATCGCAAAGG
Protein-coding regions in this window:
- the aroC gene encoding chorismate synthase; protein product: MLRYLNGGESHGKLLLAIVEGMPSGVPLSEAVVNLDLARRQKGYGRGGRMKIEQDQVEFVSGVRKGLTLGSPVGLQIANKDWKNWQEIMAVEPGDPATQRVVTKPRPGHADLVGAIKYAHTDIRNVLEKASARETAIRVAIGAVAKALLSQFRITLVSHVREIGGVQAETSRLSLEQIRKAAEESEVRCADASAAGMMIEKIREAKEKGDTLGGVFEVIADNIPIGLGSYAQWDRRLSARLAFALMSIQAMKGVEIGMGFEAARRFGSEVHDEIFYDEAAGGFYRKTNNAGGLEGGVTNGQPIVLRVAMKPISTLYSPLKSVDIKSKEPFEATVERSDICTVPAAGVIGEAVVAFELASAMIEKFGGDSLLEMKRNFDGYQQYVKEW
- the pilQ gene encoding type IV pilus secretin PilQ, with amino-acid sequence MKLKMHFARRVLNGFFVPFLILGMASCASLFEETQPGAGDELNTIQDISVTDQPDKTEIVVVGQKPLVYTSYQLTDPARLIVDVAGASVGKFKDRMPIGQGAVTDLLPIEGEKPSNVVRLEITLTEAVLSHVRADGEKLMIDIDKPAASATAEAAAPAGSVAPAPMTEAAQETTVPPAPATEEKALPSEPTLPAAKTVSKLTVDRNDDTVAVHITGDGVLNPNAFMASGNRLVVDLPDVTSHIRPNTISVKAKLLKDIRIGQHVKPQKVRVVFDLNSKVAFAVEPSGKEVAVTLHAAEAETPAAPAEAEAKPKEEPAEKPPAAEPAPKQQPEKPPVAAQEATKETPPQTTEEKPTVPEKVSPSPPPEEIMPTPVPASAKRGEITAQKRYIGRKVSLDFQDADLSNVLRLLADVSGMNIVIGENVKGKVTLKLINVPWDQALDIVLKMSNLGQVREGTIIRVATLSDLAKQQDEEAHAKDARVKAEDLVTKVIYINYAKVDDLSKTLKKYLSPRGEITVDERTNTLVIKDIDKEVNEAAALAKTLDERTPEVQIEARIVQADTSFARSLGIQWGVAYGTVNSNSVFSIQGINTAAGVTPPAFGVIAPDFAVNLPASVSGMNAVPSAGFNFGRFTNNPINLDLRLSAGELNGLTKTISSPKVTTLNNVKAKIEQGESIPFQTSSANTGPTTTFVDANLVLEVTPHITPDQSIIMKVKAARDSLGSFSGPAGPSIAKRQATTEVLVRDGETTVIGGIFVDEKNETETGIPFLSKIPIVGWLFKNTSNTDTKNELLIFLTPRIVKD
- a CDS encoding pilus assembly protein PilP, giving the protein MIHPFIRRGRTDKRGQADGFRRIVRRLIIVLGFGMFAVLAVGCVGGSSPPAPPAGKPAAVKHPEAPASASAPASPPAVAGEQKAEVSSPPPAPYVYNPEGRRDPFLSILVSAESAKSLRRLPPLLRTEIGELRLIGIVWGGYGYSAMVQTPDGKGYTIRVGTPVGPNNGAVRKITEQYLTIEEKYTDIFGEKKVREVRLDLHPQKEGSE
- the pilO gene encoding type 4a pilus biogenesis protein PilO is translated as MNLDFIKNLPTYQKLLGLFLFNILIVAMFSWLFYLPQHNVIAGLQSDLVKLDSEIGIQRAKAEKLEQLKKENAELEKQLAEKKQQLPPEAEVASLLKQVSDLGLRVGLDFKLWKPSAKKEDPSGLYAAIPVDVEVGGGYHTIASFFDSVSKLPRIVNITNIKMGTPKVERGRLVVQTTFVATAFAASEGKPVEEKKKPQAGTKGGPAPAKGAKAGSTGVE
- a CDS encoding PilN domain-containing protein is translated as MIKINLLSIPKARKVKKQMEIQYELILAGVLIGFVVVACTYFWYLMNSRIDRLRNEKTKANAELTVLKEKVKEVENYEGNKKVLEEKNKIIEQLKKNQGAPVRLLDEISKSMEPLKIWLTTVKEEGSQVEVDGKAVTNADIVQFINNLKTTKFFSDIQLIESRQAIELNVPIYSFKLKCTMVI
- the pilM gene encoding type IV pilus assembly protein PilM, whose translation is MFFSFSKAVPLFGLDIGSSAIKVVQLKEKKSGYALEKFGIKPLAPEMIVDGTVMDATSVGGVIKELLAEQKIKLKDVAISISGHSVIVKKINLPAMTEDELEESIKWEAEQYIPFDINDVNIDFHILGTVEGQDGQPHMNVLLVAAKKDKLNEYTSLVADAGLNPRVVDVDSFAIENMYGMNYGVQEGEVVALVNIGASVMNINILKNTMSSFTRDISIGGNRYTETIQKELNLSYPDAEQAKRLEHPEGVNAESLAAVINAVNTEVAGEVTRSIDYFKTASAQENIDKVVLCGGAARTRGLIALMGERLGVPVELADPFHQVEIDKKTFNVEEVREMAPQAAVGVGLAIRKMGDR